One window of the Shewanella khirikhana genome contains the following:
- a CDS encoding peptidylprolyl isomerase: MVRATARHLLVSSQEHCEILKQLIESGADFGDIARQHSACPSGTQGGELGAFGPGMMVREFDEVVFSAPINVVQGPVKTQFGYHLVEVTSRG, from the coding sequence ATGGTTCGGGCAACAGCGCGACATCTTTTGGTCAGCTCGCAGGAACACTGCGAGATCCTGAAGCAACTTATCGAAAGCGGCGCGGATTTTGGCGATATCGCCAGACAGCACTCCGCGTGTCCATCGGGTACCCAGGGTGGTGAACTCGGTGCGTTTGGCCCCGGCATGATGGTGCGGGAATTCGATGAAGTGGTATTCAGTGCCCCCATCAATGTGGTCCAGGGGCCGGTCAAAACGCAATTTGGTTACCATCTGGTGGAAGTGACCAGTCGGGGATGA